The Lentzea guizhouensis genome contains a region encoding:
- a CDS encoding SRPBCC domain-containing protein, producing the protein MAEPETNAGTELLHSIVIAAPIEQVWAEITKLDGKQRAMMDAVLDSALEPGAPLYYRSTDGKRVFVVGRVIEVDPPRLLSHTQRLTMRDDPWTVVSWELEEVAGGTRVTLRNSGWPEGVQRLDKVDTTWNGILAALKQVVESGDVGTGLKLQYVMMRAFMWAMPAGTKSENVPEPPGIDRSA; encoded by the coding sequence TTGGCTGAGCCTGAGACGAACGCCGGGACCGAGCTCCTGCACAGCATCGTGATCGCCGCGCCCATCGAGCAGGTGTGGGCGGAGATCACGAAGCTCGACGGCAAGCAGCGCGCCATGATGGACGCCGTGCTCGACTCCGCTCTTGAGCCGGGTGCGCCGTTGTACTACCGCTCGACGGACGGCAAGCGGGTGTTCGTGGTCGGCCGGGTGATCGAGGTCGACCCGCCGCGGCTGCTCTCCCACACGCAACGGCTCACCATGCGCGACGACCCGTGGACGGTCGTGTCGTGGGAGCTGGAGGAGGTCGCCGGGGGCACGCGCGTCACGTTGCGGAACTCCGGTTGGCCCGAGGGCGTCCAGCGACTGGACAAGGTCGACACGACCTGGAACGGCATCCTCGCCGCGCTCAAGCAGGTCGTCGAGTCCGGCGACGTCGGTACCGGCCTGAAGCTCCAGTACGTGATGATGCGCGCCTTCATGTGGGCGATGCCGGCGGGCACCAAGTCCGAGAACGTCCCCGAGCCGCCCGGCATCGACCGGTCAGCCTGA
- a CDS encoding endonuclease V yields MEWPRTVDDAIALQERLRTQVITTSAPDLHIDTVAGLDVGYRDTGLCNDSVVGVCVVFDAKTLAVLDEVVVEGTTDFPYIAGLFAFREMPVLLQALDRATVTPDLLVADGQGIAHPRRFGLACHLGVHTGIPSIGVAKNPMGRFDPPGTKRGSTSDVVMDGADGDEVVGRALRTQDGVKPVFVSVGHKIDLDRACTEVLRLAPRYRLPETTRRADTLTRQSASPAGS; encoded by the coding sequence GTGGAGTGGCCCAGAACGGTTGACGACGCCATCGCGTTGCAAGAGCGCCTGCGCACCCAGGTGATCACCACCAGCGCCCCTGACCTGCACATCGACACCGTCGCCGGCCTCGACGTCGGCTACCGCGACACCGGCCTTTGCAACGACTCGGTTGTCGGCGTCTGCGTGGTGTTCGATGCAAAGACGCTGGCAGTGCTCGACGAGGTGGTCGTCGAGGGCACCACGGACTTCCCGTACATCGCCGGGCTCTTCGCGTTCCGGGAGATGCCGGTCCTGCTGCAAGCCCTCGACCGGGCGACCGTCACACCGGACCTCCTGGTCGCGGACGGTCAAGGCATCGCGCACCCGCGCCGGTTCGGCCTCGCCTGCCACCTCGGCGTGCACACGGGCATCCCGAGCATCGGCGTCGCCAAGAACCCGATGGGCAGGTTCGACCCACCAGGCACCAAACGCGGCTCGACGAGCGACGTCGTCATGGACGGTGCCGATGGCGACGAGGTCGTCGGCCGCGCCTTGCGAACCCAGGACGGCGTCAAGCCGGTGTTCGTGTCGGTCGGCCACAAGATCGACCTGGACCGCGCGTGCACGGAGGTGCTGCGCCTGGCCCCGCGCTACCGGCTGCCCGAGACGACCCGCCGAGCCGACACGCTCACTCGGCAGTCTGCTTCTCCGGCTGGAAGCTGA
- a CDS encoding CBS domain-containing protein has protein sequence MRIADVLRTKGSAVATIDPDVPVSELLRSLAEHNVGAIVVVGPSGVAGIVSERDVVRRLHESGADLLTAPVSSIMTAEVFTCTPSDTVDSLTVVMTERRFRHVPVLADGQLVGIVSIGDVVKSRIGQLEQSHDQLQAYIAQG, from the coding sequence ATGAGGATCGCTGACGTGTTGCGGACCAAGGGCTCGGCGGTCGCGACCATCGACCCGGACGTACCGGTGTCCGAACTGCTCAGATCACTCGCGGAGCACAACGTCGGCGCGATCGTGGTCGTCGGCCCGTCCGGCGTCGCGGGAATCGTGTCCGAACGTGACGTCGTCCGCCGGCTGCACGAGTCCGGCGCCGACCTGCTCACCGCACCCGTCTCGTCGATCATGACCGCCGAGGTGTTCACCTGCACGCCGTCGGACACAGTGGACAGTCTGACCGTCGTGATGACCGAACGGCGCTTCCGCCACGTCCCCGTGCTGGCCGACGGGCAACTGGTCGGCATCGTGTCGATCGGTGACGTCGTGAAGAGCCGGATCGGGCAGCTGGAGCAGAGCCACGACCAGCTCCAGGCCTACATCGCCCAGGGCTGA
- a CDS encoding DUF3500 domain-containing protein encodes MMLHDVADATRQYISLLAGDQREHAIREVTDDDLRHRWAYTPGERPGLVLGELRRDQRKAVHGMLATVLSPHAYAQAAAVMALEDVLDHREGGSRDRHSGDYWTVLFGTPGGDEPWGWRVEGHHLSVNVVVADGRVSATPFFLGANPSRVTYRGRVVSQPLRLEEELVRELLDRMGPTARRLAVVSDTAPHDIRTGNAPRIAPSDPVGVTPAQLGKPAGELLVDIVRLYLDRLAFELADDEFAALDPDRLHFSWEGSLRRGEGHYYRVQGPELLIEYDNTANEANHVHTVWRRHSGDFGADLLAAHYDTSRHTVARGVAQNG; translated from the coding sequence ATGATGCTGCACGACGTCGCTGACGCCACGCGCCAATATATTAGTTTGCTCGCCGGTGACCAGCGCGAACACGCAATCCGCGAGGTCACGGACGACGATCTGAGGCACCGCTGGGCCTACACGCCCGGCGAACGCCCAGGCCTGGTGCTGGGCGAGCTGCGGCGTGATCAGCGCAAGGCCGTGCACGGCATGCTCGCCACCGTGCTCAGCCCCCACGCCTACGCGCAGGCCGCGGCCGTGATGGCACTGGAGGACGTGCTCGACCACCGCGAGGGCGGAAGCCGGGATCGGCACAGCGGCGACTACTGGACGGTGCTCTTCGGCACACCCGGCGGCGACGAGCCGTGGGGCTGGCGGGTCGAAGGGCACCACCTGTCCGTGAACGTCGTCGTCGCCGACGGCCGCGTCTCGGCAACGCCGTTCTTCCTCGGCGCGAACCCGTCCCGCGTCACCTACCGCGGCCGCGTCGTCAGCCAGCCGCTGCGCCTCGAAGAGGAGCTGGTCCGCGAACTGCTCGACCGCATGGGCCCGACCGCGCGCCGCCTCGCCGTCGTGTCGGACACCGCGCCGCACGACATCCGCACCGGCAACGCCCCGCGCATCGCCCCTTCCGACCCGGTCGGCGTGACTCCTGCCCAGCTCGGCAAACCGGCGGGCGAGCTGCTCGTCGACATCGTCCGCCTCTACCTCGACCGGCTCGCGTTCGAGCTCGCCGACGACGAGTTCGCCGCCCTCGACCCCGACCGGCTGCACTTCTCCTGGGAGGGCTCACTGCGCCGCGGCGAAGGCCATTACTACCGCGTCCAGGGCCCCGAGCTGCTCATCGAGTACGACAACACGGCCAACGAGGCCAACCATGTCCACACCGTGTGGCGACGTCATTCAGGTGACTTCGGCGCCGACCTCCTCGCCGCTCACTACGACACGTCACGGCACACTGTCGCTCGTGGAGTGGCCCAGAACGGTTGA
- a CDS encoding MBL fold metallo-hydrolase: MKPTLGKPELVEVAPAVHAYIQPDGSWMINNTGVVAGPDGTLLLVDTTSTEARNRALLASVATVSDAEPSYVVNTHHHGDHTFGNWLLPPSTTIIGHDACREEVVAAGLIASQVLTGPDYGHLEVRPPSLTYTTSLTLHLGTRAVELHHPGPAHTRGDTVVWLPAERVLFTGDLVFAGGQPFLAEGSITGYLSALEFLRAFDADVLVPGHGPLLRGAEITRVLDDLVAYTTYLSSLATSGHAAGKTPMEVVREAGPSRFSSWQESERLVGNLHRAYHELDGKPLSERLELPRVWMDMMELHGGPIACHA; the protein is encoded by the coding sequence GTGAAACCAACTCTGGGCAAGCCCGAACTGGTCGAGGTGGCACCGGCGGTCCACGCCTACATCCAGCCCGACGGGTCCTGGATGATCAACAACACCGGCGTCGTCGCCGGCCCCGACGGCACGCTGCTGCTCGTCGACACCACGTCCACCGAGGCCCGCAACCGCGCGTTGCTCGCCTCGGTGGCGACGGTCTCCGACGCCGAACCCAGCTACGTGGTCAACACCCACCACCACGGCGACCACACGTTCGGCAACTGGCTCCTGCCCCCGTCGACGACGATCATCGGCCACGACGCTTGCCGCGAAGAGGTCGTGGCAGCCGGCCTGATCGCCTCCCAGGTGCTGACCGGCCCGGACTACGGCCACCTCGAAGTGCGCCCGCCGTCGCTCACCTACACCACGTCCCTGACCCTGCACCTCGGCACGCGCGCCGTCGAGCTGCACCACCCCGGCCCCGCACACACCCGCGGCGACACCGTCGTGTGGCTGCCGGCCGAACGCGTGCTCTTCACCGGCGACCTCGTCTTCGCGGGCGGCCAGCCGTTCCTCGCCGAGGGCAGCATCACCGGCTACCTCTCCGCACTCGAGTTCCTCCGCGCCTTCGACGCCGACGTCCTCGTCCCCGGCCACGGCCCACTGCTGCGCGGCGCCGAGATCACCCGCGTGCTCGACGACCTCGTCGCCTACACGACCTACCTGTCCTCGCTCGCGACGTCCGGGCACGCCGCGGGCAAGACCCCGATGGAGGTCGTCCGCGAGGCAGGCCCGTCCCGCTTCTCGTCGTGGCAGGAGTCCGAACGCCTCGTCGGCAACCTCCACCGCGCCTACCACGAGCTCGACGGCAAGCCGCTGTCCGAACGCCTCGAGCTCCCGCGGGTCTGGATGGACATGATGGAGCTGCACGGCGGCCCCATCGCCTGCCACGCCTAG
- a CDS encoding YybH family protein, with product MDTDLLRQLNNDVWHPFRLAYLKLDAAAFLDLHSPELIRAGGPAKQAFGFDEYSDQIEKWFAELADRGSSVDISFRFVERFASAELASERGIFKIASMRASGDERVFYGRFHTYARRSGERWRICVDYDTDERAATLEEEFLAAVDVDDVEAFGTLGAATA from the coding sequence GTGGACACGGACCTCTTGCGGCAGCTGAACAACGATGTCTGGCATCCGTTCCGGCTTGCTTATCTGAAGCTGGACGCGGCGGCGTTCCTGGACCTCCACTCGCCGGAGCTGATCCGCGCGGGCGGGCCGGCGAAGCAGGCGTTCGGGTTCGACGAGTACTCCGACCAGATCGAGAAGTGGTTCGCCGAGCTCGCCGACCGCGGCAGCTCAGTCGACATCTCGTTCCGCTTCGTCGAACGGTTCGCCTCCGCGGAGCTCGCGAGCGAGCGCGGCATCTTCAAGATCGCGTCGATGCGGGCCAGCGGTGACGAGCGGGTGTTCTACGGGCGCTTCCACACGTATGCGCGGCGGTCGGGTGAGCGGTGGCGCATCTGTGTCGACTACGACACCGACGAGCGGGCGGCGACGTTGGAGGAGGAGTTCCTCGCGGCGGTCGACGTGGACGATGTCGAAGCCTTCGGGACGCTGGGCGCGGCCACTGCTTGA
- a CDS encoding PEP-utilizing enzyme, producing MGGLLMEMGGANSHGALVDREYGIPDGSTGAVTTLGRGS from the coding sequence GTGGGCGGGCTCCTGATGGAGATGGGCGGCGCGAACTCGCACGGCGCTCTGGTGGACCGCGAGTACGGTATCCCCGACGGCAGCACCGGAGCGGTGACTACACTCGGCCGAGGGTCGTGA
- a CDS encoding ArsR/SmtB family transcription factor — MKLPHDDDAVWRALANPLRRAILDVLRSGPCTTGELVEALEASRHVVMQHLGVLREADLVLVEPRGRKRVNHLNPVPIQQIHQRWVAQYEENWAAALVGLKHAVESAGQEDEDVG; from the coding sequence ATGAAGTTGCCACATGATGACGACGCCGTCTGGCGCGCCCTGGCGAACCCGCTGCGGCGCGCGATCCTCGACGTCCTGCGCAGCGGCCCGTGCACCACGGGTGAGCTGGTGGAGGCGCTGGAGGCGAGCCGGCACGTCGTCATGCAGCACCTCGGTGTGCTGCGCGAGGCCGATCTGGTCCTCGTGGAGCCGCGGGGCCGGAAGCGGGTCAACCATCTGAATCCCGTGCCCATCCAGCAGATTCACCAGCGGTGGGTCGCGCAGTACGAGGAGAACTGGGCAGCGGCGCTGGTCGGCCTGAAGCACGCGGTCGAGAGCGCTGGACAGGAGGATGAGGACGTTGGCTGA
- a CDS encoding DUF6923 family protein gives MNVVAQLGYSVNALGYSPTLGRLVGLTSKGHRHWVHPAHVVLIDTRGVVNDLGPVVAPWFRTDDVSGGTVVGTTFYVRDHARLHAIDINPASASYLKIVRSVTLDWPALALDDFTAGAGGKLVGVSAAGHGPGEVVTFDPVSGRVVSRTEVPGLPGKSTYGAVVIDAAGGVYAFNNRYKDRSRVYRVVDGAAVELSAGQAFGLIDGAGCLPAPMPPRVEPPAPRPEVPPPAPVPVAPPRVSPPAPAPVVPVAPPAAVPPTAAPPQPVPVRVAKREPRPRHDLSLETETTPLTKSRKWAIVTIVLVMLGAGAAAARARG, from the coding sequence GTGAACGTCGTAGCTCAGCTGGGCTACTCCGTGAACGCGCTGGGGTACTCACCGACGCTGGGCCGTCTGGTCGGGCTGACATCGAAGGGGCACCGCCACTGGGTGCACCCCGCGCACGTCGTGCTGATCGACACCAGGGGAGTGGTCAACGACCTCGGACCTGTTGTGGCGCCGTGGTTCCGCACCGACGACGTGTCCGGCGGCACGGTCGTCGGCACCACGTTCTACGTGCGCGACCACGCCCGGTTGCACGCGATCGACATCAACCCGGCGAGCGCTTCCTACCTCAAGATCGTGCGGTCGGTGACGCTGGACTGGCCCGCGCTCGCGCTGGACGACTTCACGGCCGGTGCCGGCGGGAAGCTCGTCGGGGTGTCGGCGGCGGGGCACGGGCCCGGCGAGGTCGTGACGTTCGACCCGGTGTCGGGCCGGGTGGTGAGCCGGACCGAGGTGCCGGGGCTGCCGGGCAAGTCCACCTACGGCGCGGTGGTGATCGACGCGGCGGGCGGCGTCTACGCGTTCAACAACAGGTACAAAGACCGCAGCCGGGTCTACCGGGTCGTGGACGGGGCCGCGGTCGAGCTGTCGGCGGGCCAGGCGTTCGGGCTGATCGACGGCGCCGGGTGCCTGCCCGCGCCGATGCCACCGCGCGTGGAACCGCCCGCGCCGAGGCCGGAGGTACCGCCTCCCGCACCTGTTCCCGTTGCGCCGCCTCGGGTTTCGCCGCCGGCGCCTGCTCCGGTCGTGCCGGTCGCACCACCCGCCGCGGTGCCGCCGACGGCCGCGCCGCCGCAGCCGGTTCCGGTGCGGGTGGCCAAACGGGAGCCGCGTCCGCGCCACGACCTGTCGCTCGAGACGGAGACCACGCCGCTGACCAAGTCCCGCAAGTGGGCGATCGTCACGATCGTCCTCGTGATGCTGGGGGCGGGTGCGGCCGCGGCACGGGCGCGCGGATAA
- a CDS encoding EcsC family protein, with protein MADSKGELSKTQQGIADYLLRAGVDGFGPFKSAREAASDALAKKGDEAAAVKHLIRTHVALAGAQGFVMNLGGLITLPISLPSNVAAAYVIQTHLIASIAALRGHDVDSEEVQTAILLCLLGNAGTELFKKVGIKQFTKKAASALITKYGTKKLGTVVAKGVPLLGGVIGGGVDAASTRAVGAFANRYFTQSDVEHPLPSVIDGEVVSVEIEEAGGTAESR; from the coding sequence GTGGCCGACTCCAAGGGTGAGCTGAGCAAGACCCAGCAGGGCATCGCCGACTACCTGCTGCGTGCCGGTGTGGACGGGTTCGGCCCGTTCAAGAGCGCTCGGGAAGCCGCGTCCGACGCACTGGCGAAGAAGGGTGACGAGGCCGCCGCGGTCAAGCACCTCATCCGCACGCACGTGGCGCTGGCCGGCGCGCAGGGGTTCGTCATGAACCTCGGCGGGCTGATCACGCTGCCGATCTCGCTGCCGTCCAACGTCGCGGCCGCGTACGTGATCCAGACGCACCTGATCGCGTCGATCGCGGCGCTGCGCGGCCACGACGTGGACAGCGAGGAGGTGCAGACGGCGATCCTGCTGTGCCTGCTCGGTAACGCCGGAACCGAGCTGTTCAAAAAGGTCGGCATCAAGCAGTTCACGAAGAAAGCCGCGTCGGCACTCATCACAAAATACGGTACGAAAAAGCTCGGCACGGTCGTCGCGAAGGGCGTTCCGTTGTTGGGCGGCGTCATCGGCGGTGGCGTCGACGCCGCTTCTACCAGAGCTGTCGGCGCATTCGCAAACCGCTACTTCACCCAATCGGATGTCGAACACCCGCTGCCGTCGGTGATCGACGGCGAGGTCGTGTCCGTGGAGATCGAAGAAGCGGGCGGAACGGCCGAGTCGCGTTAG
- the lspA gene encoding signal peptidase II produces the protein MDTTTSRRVPLVMGIAVLVLLLDQATKFWAESALTGRAPIPVLGEFLQFRLLYNPGAAFSIGAGSTWVFTIVAAVAVVFLTRYGLQPQTRLRAIALALMLGGAVTHLLDRLFRPPGFARGHVVDFIDYNGWFVGNVADIALVCGAILLVLLSFQPEKQTAE, from the coding sequence ATGGACACCACCACTTCTCGCCGCGTGCCGCTCGTGATGGGCATCGCCGTGCTCGTGCTGCTGCTGGACCAGGCCACGAAGTTCTGGGCCGAGAGCGCGCTGACCGGTCGCGCGCCCATCCCAGTGCTCGGGGAGTTCCTGCAGTTCAGGCTCCTCTACAACCCCGGTGCCGCGTTCTCGATCGGTGCGGGGTCGACGTGGGTCTTCACCATCGTCGCCGCCGTCGCCGTCGTGTTCCTGACGCGGTACGGCCTGCAGCCGCAGACGAGGCTGCGGGCGATCGCGCTCGCGTTGATGCTGGGCGGCGCGGTGACGCACCTGCTCGACCGGCTGTTCCGGCCGCCGGGTTTCGCGCGCGGGCACGTCGTCGACTTCATCGACTACAACGGCTGGTTCGTCGGCAACGTCGCGGACATCGCGCTGGTGTGCGGGGCGATCCTGCTCGTGCTGCTCAGCTTCCAGCCGGAGAAGCAGACTGCCGAGTGA
- a CDS encoding bifunctional 5,10-methylenetetrahydrofolate dehydrogenase/5,10-methenyltetrahydrofolate cyclohydrolase yields the protein MLMSGTELARAIVQRAAEKAADYTRRTGAKPCLATVIVGEDPASVTYVRMKQNRCHKAGIESRHVALPERTTTEELVAQIRELSDDPAVHGILLQHPVPHHIDERAAFEAIAPHKDVDGVTMHSFAGMSFGHNDFLSCTPGGIMRLLDAHDVEIAGKHAVVIGRSPILGKPAAMLLLARDATVTICHSKTVGLADVVRTADIVVAAVGKPRFVQGDWIKPGAVVVDAGYNEGNVGDVDFDAAVDHAGLITPVPGGVGPTTIAVLLEQTVDASLRQLDA from the coding sequence ATGTTGATGTCAGGTACCGAGCTCGCGCGGGCGATCGTGCAGCGAGCCGCCGAGAAGGCCGCCGACTACACCCGGCGCACGGGCGCCAAGCCCTGTCTGGCCACGGTGATCGTCGGTGAGGACCCGGCCTCGGTCACCTACGTGCGGATGAAGCAGAACCGGTGCCACAAGGCGGGAATCGAGTCCCGCCACGTGGCGCTGCCGGAGCGGACGACGACCGAGGAGCTCGTCGCGCAGATCCGCGAGCTGTCCGACGACCCGGCCGTGCACGGGATCCTGTTGCAGCACCCCGTTCCGCACCACATCGACGAGCGGGCAGCGTTCGAGGCGATCGCGCCGCACAAGGACGTCGACGGCGTGACGATGCATTCGTTCGCCGGGATGTCGTTCGGGCACAACGACTTCCTGTCGTGCACGCCCGGCGGGATCATGCGCTTGCTGGACGCCCACGACGTGGAGATCGCGGGCAAGCACGCCGTCGTGATCGGCCGCAGCCCCATCCTCGGCAAGCCCGCCGCGATGCTGCTGCTGGCTCGCGACGCCACCGTCACCATCTGCCACTCGAAGACCGTCGGGCTCGCGGACGTCGTGCGCACCGCCGACATCGTGGTCGCCGCGGTCGGCAAGCCGAGGTTCGTGCAGGGTGACTGGATCAAGCCCGGGGCGGTCGTCGTCGACGCCGGGTACAACGAGGGCAACGTCGGTGACGTCGACTTCGACGCCGCCGTGGACCACGCCGGCCTCATCACGCCCGTGCCCGGTGGAGTGGGGCCGACGACCATCGCGGTTCTGCTGGAACAGACCGTTGACGCGTCACTGCGGCAGCTGGACGCGTAA
- a CDS encoding DUF4239 domain-containing protein, with the protein MSIYVSGLLWVLGAAAVSSVIVVITRRFGSDEVSEKNLGAGGSVFSIVAGLHAVLVAFILISLFDAANGAEEQVQKEANALVAVNWSADSLPEPAKSRVDQLIRDYVQTVVDDEWPKMREGEDVDNKGWNTLNQLRDTIATASPNGDWQEDRKAEAANQLWEVYQARQERIDASGGGVNPVVWLALLIGTGLSLLFPYLFGGPNLVSQLLITVTLSSTLVLLLFAIYQLQNPFSGGVHIPPDAFSSALDRLS; encoded by the coding sequence TTGAGTATTTACGTGTCCGGCCTGCTCTGGGTTCTCGGCGCTGCCGCAGTCTCGTCCGTCATCGTCGTCATCACCCGCCGGTTTGGCTCGGACGAGGTGAGCGAGAAGAACCTCGGCGCCGGCGGCTCGGTGTTCAGCATCGTCGCCGGGCTGCACGCCGTGCTCGTCGCCTTCATCCTCATCTCGCTGTTCGACGCGGCCAACGGCGCCGAGGAGCAGGTGCAGAAGGAGGCGAACGCGCTCGTCGCCGTCAACTGGTCGGCCGACTCGCTGCCGGAGCCCGCGAAGTCCAGGGTCGACCAGCTCATCCGCGACTACGTGCAGACGGTCGTCGACGACGAGTGGCCGAAGATGCGCGAGGGCGAGGACGTCGACAACAAGGGGTGGAACACCCTCAACCAACTGCGGGACACCATCGCGACCGCGAGTCCGAACGGCGACTGGCAGGAGGACCGCAAGGCAGAGGCCGCGAACCAGCTGTGGGAGGTCTACCAGGCCCGGCAGGAGCGGATCGACGCCTCCGGCGGAGGCGTCAACCCCGTCGTGTGGCTCGCGCTGCTCATCGGCACCGGTCTGTCGCTGCTGTTCCCGTACCTGTTCGGCGGTCCGAACCTGGTGTCACAGCTGCTCATCACGGTGACGCTGAGTTCGACGCTGGTGCTGCTGCTGTTCGCGATATATCAGTTGCAGAACCCGTTCAGCGGCGGTGTGCACATCCCGCCGGACGCGTTCAGCTCGGCACTCGACCGGCTGAGCTGA